CGCCAGGCCGCCCTCAAAGGCCCGGACAAAAACGGCATTTCCCAGTCCGCCATTGACGATATGCTCGCCCAGCTGGGCATGTAATCGCTTCCTATTTTCCCGCTGCCCGACCATTTTTCTTTCCGCCTGAGTTCCGTCAGGCGGGGGATTACAAGTCTGAGGCGCGGCTCATGGGAGCAGCGCCTTCCAATCTATTCTGGGAAAGACGGGCAGGCTGGCCGTATCAGTCCGCAGGAAATCGAGCGCTACCGCCAAGAGTTTCTCATATTTCTCCTTACCGATAGGAAAGTAGCCATGCGCGAGCAGAGATGCATTGCGGCATTCCAAAACTTTCTTCAGGTTGTGCTGTGACGCAAGAAAATCTTTTCCCAATGGATCATCCAGTGCCGCCAGCAGCTGAAAGGATTTTTCCAGGCCTACGCGTGCGGTGCCCTCCGCCTCCAGCGACGAATGCCAATCCTCTCGCAGGGACGCGGGCACCTGCTCCGGCCGCACATGCCCATTGTCGATGCCGTGCCGCACCCGCAAGGCGCATTTGGCACATTTTTCTATGGCGCTGTACAGGCGCGCCACCGCATCGTCATAGTGCCCTGCCGCGGCGCGGCGCTGCGCGTTGCCCAGCAGATCCCGCAGATAGGCGTTCCCCATCTCGTCCGTTGGCTGTGCAGGCATATTACGCAGCATCTTCGCGTCCTCGCAGACGATTTCCAGACGCTCCACATCCTGCTGCAAACCGGAGTGCAATTCTGCAAGTCGCTTGCTTCTGACAACGTAAGGTACCAGCCGGTCATGGGCCTGACGCAAGTGCCCCAGTGCCGCCTTATGGTCAAAGCTGTCCCAGAGCATATAGCCCTGCACCATGGCAGCGATGGCGCCGTAGAATTTCTTCTTGCCCGCATCGTCCATCTTTTGGGCAAGTGTCTGCGCCGTGGTCAGGGCATCGACGAACTGAGCGTTATTGAAGGAGTGCGCCAATGCGCGGGCCTCCCGCAGGGCCAGCACGTCCCACGGGTTGGCGTCCTGCACCACTTTTTCTGTGCCGGATTTCACGATACCCAGCCCATCCTTGGTGCGCGCGCAGCCCCCCACATAGGAGAAACGGCTTTGAAACTCCATCATGACCAAAGCCAGGGCCGCGGACATAATCTTTGTGCCGCCGGTAATATCTGCTATGAGGGGCGTATCCTCCGGCAAGGACATGTCACGCAATGCCTGGGGAATGCCCTTCCGCATATCCAGCACGCATTGTACGATGTCTTGGACATTGCTGAGGGTAACGATCTGGGTATCGCCGATGTGCCATGCCAAGTCGGCCTCAACGCTCCCGCGGATGGTGCAGCGAGACTCCGGCGAGGCGAAGTAGATGACATGGCTTGGTTTGTGAAAGCAGATGGTTGTGCGCAGAGGTTCGGGCGAACCACCCACCGTGCAGACGATGACCTTTGGTGTGGATATGCTCATGCTTCCTTGCTCCAGCTGATGAGTTTGTTTTTCAAATTCAGCACATCCTTGCCGCAAAGCACGCGCACGCCCATAGTGCGCGCCCGTTCCATGTCTCTGCTATCGAGAGGGCGCACCGAACAGAGCATGGCCCTGGTGAAGATGCCGCCGAGGCGTTCATGAAGTGAATCCACCTTATAGAGATCTGCGGACACTCTATTCTGTTGCGCGGCACCACTATCGGACATGACTGACGTTTTACATTCAATAGTGAACAGACGGTTGCGCGCGGTAAACAGGGCATCAAGTTCGTTCAGCACCCCTTCCCGCCGCACTCTGACTGAGGATGCAAAATCATTGATGATCCGTTCCATTTTCAACTTGAACAGCGTCATCCGCACATATTCTTCAAACCAAACGCCATTGCACCAGCGTCGTGCCGTTTCGTTGGGAAAGGCCACACAGCCGTTTCCTGTCAGCGCCATGCCCTCGCCTTTGCAAAGAGCCAACAGCTTTTCCCAGGTCCCGTCAGGTGCGC
This Desulfovibrio legallii DNA region includes the following protein-coding sequences:
- a CDS encoding TIGR02710 family CRISPR-associated CARF protein: MSISTPKVIVCTVGGSPEPLRTTICFHKPSHVIYFASPESRCTIRGSVEADLAWHIGDTQIVTLSNVQDIVQCVLDMRKGIPQALRDMSLPEDTPLIADITGGTKIMSAALALVMMEFQSRFSYVGGCARTKDGLGIVKSGTEKVVQDANPWDVLALREARALAHSFNNAQFVDALTTAQTLAQKMDDAGKKKFYGAIAAMVQGYMLWDSFDHKAALGHLRQAHDRLVPYVVRSKRLAELHSGLQQDVERLEIVCEDAKMLRNMPAQPTDEMGNAYLRDLLGNAQRRAAAGHYDDAVARLYSAIEKCAKCALRVRHGIDNGHVRPEQVPASLREDWHSSLEAEGTARVGLEKSFQLLAALDDPLGKDFLASQHNLKKVLECRNASLLAHGYFPIGKEKYEKLLAVALDFLRTDTASLPVFPRIDWKALLP